One region of Bartonella alsatica genomic DNA includes:
- a CDS encoding BID domain-containing T4SS effector yields the protein MKKTQAGQSASMMEEKLQEQHGAAKTEPQKKANVTSENFFYPQSKVLKNKYNIKEQKVLNEQCAHDVAQEMIKLYQEPLPEKIDSSYLKHIHQRLFRHTFEWAGHTRDTSFTFKDGTVASQSEIKRKEFKTPFASSKKVREGLKNLDQVLSETNYLKGLTRKEFVEYTTGLMINLHHMHPFREGNRRTQRMFFEKLAQSAGHNLDFSLVPRKRKLFVNVEAIDHGNPEPMKHLLEDISNPEKVLVLKEFTNAMRELGLDERNYRFAVAAKDGQTYDGIYRGAGDNGFMIDVKGTFIVGNKKHLSPEQIKTLKIGDRISFTAPMAEDLQQTLIPGEKVPSLTREEIAERVQNSPLVQRCRKDIETLCKIVYGNPHILQQKLSEIDIPITLEDISKGERFARQIEESPQSIRRLRGIGIGSLKSGARLHAEVNVLPLSHAIFDYVHFIRLEEKDILEKHHAEQRRCEKSIEIPGEWMQNLCSLPKEQQQEILSQSPELRAEINTYMRQLQERLSLNERRALRLNNYEELAKSIGTSVNHAKKITEIAKKGQELQQNMQSLSSHRLEAYSAPSLKAIKAEKVTVTVEKTTGIIQKTRQADKSVAITEDLQRALIPGEKIAPLTREEIAERIQNSSLVQKCRKKIETLCEVVYGDPYILQQKLSEIKIPITSDGVSEGEKFARQVEEFPQSIHKLRGIGIGSLKSGARSHAEINVLPLSHAICDYVHSIRTEEKDILENHHIEQKRCEKSVEMPGEWMQNLCSLPPEQQQRILSQSPELRAEINTYMTKLQERLSLSERKALREGNEQELAKSIGIPVNNAREIIEIFKQGKALQQNMQFVSSQRLEAYSTLSTHQLKENKGEKYTKSASPKAIKAEKVTVTIEPEKAKQQDILPRKVEHAKVVALTH from the coding sequence ATGAAAAAAACTCAAGCTGGACAGTCTGCATCCATGATGGAAGAAAAATTACAAGAACAGCACGGAGCAGCTAAAACAGAGCCCCAGAAGAAAGCAAATGTAACATCGGAAAATTTCTTTTATCCTCAGAGCAAAGTACTTAAAAATAAGTATAACATCAAAGAGCAAAAAGTATTAAATGAACAATGTGCTCATGATGTCGCACAAGAAATGATCAAACTGTACCAAGAACCTCTGCCAGAAAAAATTGATTCTTCCTATTTAAAACATATTCATCAGCGCTTGTTTCGGCATACATTTGAATGGGCCGGTCATACCCGTGATACCTCCTTTACCTTTAAAGATGGCACTGTCGCTTCGCAATCAGAAATAAAAAGAAAGGAATTTAAAACGCCTTTTGCCTCTAGCAAAAAGGTAAGGGAAGGGCTGAAAAATTTAGATCAAGTACTTTCCGAAACAAATTATTTGAAAGGTTTAACCCGAAAAGAATTTGTTGAGTATACAACAGGGCTGATGATAAATTTGCACCATATGCACCCTTTCAGAGAAGGTAATAGGCGCACGCAACGTATGTTTTTTGAAAAACTTGCCCAATCGGCAGGCCATAATCTGGATTTTTCTCTTGTACCAAGAAAACGCAAGCTATTTGTCAATGTTGAAGCGATAGATCACGGCAACCCAGAACCAATGAAGCATCTCCTTGAGGATATCTCCAATCCAGAAAAAGTGCTTGTTTTAAAGGAATTCACCAATGCCATGAGAGAGCTCGGGCTTGATGAAAGAAATTATCGTTTTGCTGTTGCAGCAAAAGATGGCCAGACTTACGATGGCATATATAGAGGCGCGGGGGATAATGGCTTTATGATAGATGTTAAAGGTACTTTTATTGTAGGAAATAAAAAACATCTTTCACCAGAGCAAATAAAGACATTAAAAATTGGTGACCGCATTTCCTTCACGGCACCAATGGCTGAAGACTTGCAACAAACACTCATCCCAGGAGAAAAAGTACCCTCTCTCACGAGAGAAGAAATTGCTGAAAGAGTTCAAAATAGCCCACTAGTCCAGAGGTGCAGAAAAGACATTGAAACTTTGTGCAAAATTGTTTACGGTAACCCGCATATTTTGCAGCAAAAACTTTCAGAGATTGACATTCCAATAACCCTTGAAGATATCTCTAAAGGAGAGAGATTTGCACGGCAAATTGAAGAATCTCCTCAATCTATCCGTAGACTTCGTGGTATCGGTATAGGTAGCTTAAAAAGTGGTGCACGCTTACATGCAGAAGTAAATGTTTTACCCTTGAGTCATGCCATCTTTGATTATGTACATTTCATAAGATTGGAAGAAAAGGACATTCTGGAAAAGCATCACGCAGAACAAAGACGTTGTGAAAAATCGATAGAAATCCCGGGTGAATGGATGCAAAATCTTTGTTCTTTACCAAAAGAACAACAACAAGAAATTTTATCGCAATCTCCTGAACTAAGAGCAGAGATAAACACTTATATGCGCCAATTACAGGAGCGTCTCTCACTAAATGAGCGTAGAGCCTTAAGGTTAAATAATTACGAAGAACTAGCTAAAAGTATTGGCACATCAGTAAATCATGCAAAAAAAATTACAGAAATCGCCAAAAAAGGACAAGAACTACAACAGAATATGCAATCTTTATCCTCCCACAGATTAGAAGCATATTCAGCACCTAGCCTAAAAGCAATCAAAGCAGAAAAAGTAACAGTAACTGTAGAGAAAACAACAGGAATCATACAGAAAACAAGACAAGCCGACAAGTCAGTAGCAATAACTGAAGACTTGCAACGAGCACTCATCCCAGGAGAAAAAATAGCGCCTCTTACAAGAGAAGAAATTGCTGAAAGAATTCAAAATAGCTCACTAGTCCAGAAGTGCAGAAAAAAAATTGAAACTTTGTGCGAAGTTGTTTATGGTGATCCGTATATTTTGCAGCAAAAACTTTCAGAGATTAAAATTCCAATAACAAGTGATGGTGTCTCTGAAGGAGAGAAATTTGCACGACAAGTTGAAGAATTTCCTCAATCTATCCATAAACTTCGTGGTATCGGTATAGGTAGCTTAAAAAGTGGTGCACGCTCACATGCAGAAATAAATGTTTTACCCTTGAGTCATGCCATCTGTGATTATGTACATTCTATAAGAACTGAAGAAAAGGACATTCTGGAAAACCATCACATAGAACAAAAACGTTGTGAAAAATCAGTAGAAATGCCGGGTGAATGGATGCAAAATCTTTGTTCTTTACCACCAGAACAACAACAAAGAATTCTATCGCAATCTCCTGAACTAAGAGCAGAGATAAACACTTATATGACCAAATTACAGGAGCGTCTCTCACTAAGTGAGCGTAAAGCCCTAAGGGAGGGTAATGAGCAAGAACTGGCTAAAAGTATTGGCATACCAGTAAATAATGCAAGAGAAATTATAGAAATCTTCAAACAAGGAAAAGCACTACAACAGAACATGCAATTTGTATCCTCCCAAAGATTAGAAGCGTATTCAACACTAAGCACGCATCAATTAAAGGAAAACAAGGGTGAGAAATACACTAAATCTGCTAGCCCCAAAGCAATCAAAGCAGAAAAAGTAACAGTAACCATCGAGCCTGAAAAAGCAAAACAACAAGACATTTTACCGCGGAAAGTTGAGCATGCAAAAGTGGTCGCTCTGACTCACTAA
- the murJ gene encoding murein biosynthesis integral membrane protein MurJ — translation MILFKKFATVASGTLMSRIFGFIREMLMAAMLGTGPVSDAFNAAFRFPNTFRRFFAEGAFNAAFVPLFAKKITEDGQETACKFAEEVFGILFSLLLLLTIAMELSMPFLVKTIIAPGFAEDTTKFNATIHFTAIMFPYLTCMSLAAMMGGMLNALRRYFIAAIAPLFLNIILIGVLAYAWIYQLDAWHIGLNLSWGVLAAGIIQLTLISVSLRQSGMKIFLRRPYFSPNVRKLLTLALPVAITGGITQINLLINTNIASSQSGAVSSLMYADRLYQLPLGVIAIAVATVLLPELTRALRSKKHKETHDLQNRSIELTLLLTLPASVAFLLLSTPVVSLLFERGQFTSESTHHVAQLVALYGLGLPAFVLIKVFIPNFFAHEDTKTPMIFTGISVFINISLALTLFPILSARGIVIAEITSGWVNTLLLCGILIKRGYWKYDVQLLKCITCLIIVTILCAMILYYLLHVLGFLSFSLSSQASFFLRASTLAGIMLVIFVVYLSAYFLLDTRSFFRTLKNIKKHL, via the coding sequence ATGATTCTGTTTAAAAAATTTGCCACTGTTGCTTCTGGCACTCTAATGAGCCGCATTTTTGGCTTTATACGTGAAATGTTGATGGCAGCAATGTTGGGAACTGGTCCTGTTTCCGATGCATTCAACGCCGCCTTTCGTTTTCCCAATACATTCCGCCGTTTTTTTGCTGAAGGGGCCTTTAATGCGGCTTTTGTTCCTCTTTTTGCAAAAAAAATTACCGAAGATGGTCAAGAAACTGCATGCAAATTTGCAGAAGAAGTTTTTGGTATTCTCTTTTCACTGCTCTTACTTTTAACCATCGCCATGGAATTAAGTATGCCTTTTTTAGTGAAAACAATTATTGCTCCAGGATTTGCAGAGGATACCACAAAATTTAACGCTACGATTCATTTTACCGCAATCATGTTTCCCTATTTAACATGCATGTCTTTAGCAGCAATGATGGGGGGAATGTTAAATGCCTTGCGACGCTATTTTATCGCAGCTATTGCCCCTCTTTTTCTGAATATTATTTTGATTGGCGTTCTTGCCTATGCCTGGATATATCAACTTGATGCTTGGCATATCGGTTTAAATCTTTCTTGGGGCGTCTTAGCAGCAGGAATTATCCAACTCACTTTAATCTCTGTTTCTTTACGTCAAAGTGGGATGAAGATTTTCCTCCGTCGTCCCTATTTCAGCCCCAATGTTCGGAAACTTTTAACTTTAGCCCTCCCTGTTGCAATCACAGGAGGCATTACGCAAATCAATTTATTAATCAATACTAACATTGCTTCCAGCCAATCAGGTGCTGTATCTTCTTTGATGTATGCTGATCGTCTTTATCAATTGCCACTAGGCGTGATAGCAATTGCCGTCGCTACTGTTCTTTTACCAGAATTAACAAGAGCTCTACGCAGTAAAAAACACAAAGAAACGCACGATTTACAAAATCGATCTATTGAATTAACCTTACTGTTAACTTTACCCGCATCCGTTGCCTTTTTGCTGCTCTCCACTCCCGTTGTCAGTTTGCTTTTTGAACGTGGACAGTTCACCAGTGAATCCACACACCATGTAGCACAATTAGTTGCACTTTACGGCCTAGGACTTCCCGCTTTTGTACTGATCAAAGTATTTATTCCTAATTTTTTTGCTCATGAAGATACAAAAACACCAATGATTTTCACTGGCATTAGCGTTTTCATCAATATTAGTCTTGCCTTAACATTATTCCCCATTTTATCAGCACGCGGCATTGTCATTGCGGAAATTACCTCTGGATGGGTCAACACCTTATTGCTTTGTGGTATCCTTATCAAACGCGGCTATTGGAAATACGATGTACAACTGTTAAAATGCATTACATGTTTGATCATTGTCACTATTTTGTGCGCCATGATCCTTTATTATCTGCTTCATGTGCTTGGCTTTTTATCTTTTTCTTTATCCTCACAAGCATCATTCTTCTTGCGTGCTAGCACCTTAGCAGGGATAATGCTTGTCATATTCGTGGTATATTTGAGTGCCTATTTTTTACTTGACACACGTTCCTTTTTCCGCACCCTCAAAAATATCAAAAAACACCTATAA
- the trpS gene encoding tryptophan--tRNA ligase, whose translation MDTFTPLVFSGVQPSGNLHLGNYLGAIKHWVELQTSYDCLYCIVDMHALTVNPDSIILRESTRAVTAAFLAAGINPQKHIIFNQSRVFQHAELAWILNCIARIGWLQRMTQFKDKAGKDREKASLGLFAYPSLMAADILLYRATHVPVGEDQKQHVELTRDIAQKFNNDYAHRIADLNFGVPMQMGEETKQGFFPMPEALIGKTATRIMSLRDGTKKMSKTDPSDFSRINLMDDTDLIVKKIRKAKTDSAPLPDTSAALKERPEIDNLLGIYAAFAEISKEKALSEFSGQQFSLFKKALADLVVHKLEPITQELHRLLKDNGYIDSVLRDGAERASTLAEKNMKKVREIVGFLQST comes from the coding sequence ATGGACACTTTCACACCGCTTGTTTTTTCTGGCGTACAACCGAGTGGTAATTTACACCTTGGTAATTATCTTGGAGCCATCAAACATTGGGTTGAACTGCAAACGTCCTATGATTGCTTGTATTGCATTGTCGACATGCACGCACTCACCGTGAATCCAGATTCAATAATCTTACGTGAATCAACCAGAGCAGTTACAGCAGCCTTTTTAGCTGCTGGTATTAATCCTCAAAAACACATTATTTTCAACCAATCTCGGGTTTTTCAACATGCTGAACTGGCTTGGATTTTAAATTGTATCGCTCGTATTGGTTGGCTCCAGCGCATGACACAATTTAAAGATAAAGCAGGAAAAGATCGTGAAAAAGCATCCCTTGGACTTTTTGCTTATCCAAGCCTGATGGCAGCTGATATTTTACTCTACCGTGCTACACATGTTCCAGTGGGCGAAGATCAAAAACAGCATGTTGAACTGACACGTGATATTGCACAAAAATTCAACAACGACTATGCTCACCGCATTGCAGACTTAAATTTTGGTGTTCCGATGCAAATGGGTGAAGAAACAAAACAAGGTTTTTTCCCAATGCCAGAAGCGTTGATAGGGAAAACAGCCACGCGCATTATGTCATTGCGTGATGGTACAAAAAAAATGTCAAAAACAGATCCTTCAGATTTTTCACGCATTAATTTGATGGATGATACTGATCTTATCGTAAAAAAGATACGCAAAGCAAAAACCGATTCCGCACCTCTCCCCGATACTTCTGCAGCCCTAAAAGAACGGCCAGAGATCGATAATCTACTTGGTATTTATGCAGCTTTTGCAGAAATAAGCAAGGAAAAGGCACTTTCAGAGTTTTCTGGACAACAATTTTCACTATTTAAAAAAGCTTTAGCTGACCTTGTCGTCCATAAACTTGAACCGATAACACAAGAACTACACCGTCTTCTTAAAGACAACGGATACATCGATTCTGTTTTACGTGATGGCGCAGAACGTGCCAGTACTCTGGCAGAAAAAAATATGAAAAAAGTCCGTGAAATCGTTGGATTTCTACAAAGTACATAA
- a CDS encoding universal stress protein: MVSKKKNPKTDHKRKILVIIDETPECRRAVTFAAYHAKNTKRTLVLLCVVDNVEFQHFLGVNDVMRSESTQNAYKMLGEIANDIRTTHALETEIMMREGKKIDEISKLINEDKEIALIVLAASEHTEGPGPLVQLIGNRGTAFSIPVTVIPSNLAYEDIESIA; this comes from the coding sequence ATGGTTTCTAAGAAAAAAAATCCGAAAACAGATCACAAGCGGAAAATTTTAGTTATTATCGATGAAACCCCAGAATGTCGTCGTGCTGTTACTTTTGCTGCTTACCATGCCAAAAATACCAAGAGAACATTGGTATTACTTTGTGTTGTTGACAATGTTGAATTTCAACATTTTCTGGGTGTAAACGACGTTATGCGATCAGAATCAACGCAAAATGCCTATAAAATGTTGGGAGAAATTGCTAATGATATACGCACTACACACGCTCTTGAAACAGAAATCATGATGCGTGAAGGTAAAAAAATCGATGAAATTTCTAAACTAATTAACGAAGATAAAGAGATTGCACTTATTGTTTTAGCAGCTAGTGAACACACAGAAGGACCAGGACCACTTGTTCAATTAATCGGTAATCGGGGAACAGCTTTTTCAATTCCTGTCACCGTCATTCCGAGCAATCTCGCCTATGAAGATATTGAATCAATTGCCTAA
- a CDS encoding NifU family protein gives MFIQTETTPNPATLKFLPGRVVLSEGVLEFRNREEAAKNSPLAAKLLNIPNVNGVFLGYDFITVSKKEGEWQHLKPIILGTIMEHFLSGDPVIITNATSQAQTDDLNEEFYDEKDADIVLTIKELLETRIRPAVANDGGDITFRGFENGIVYLNMRGACSGCPSSTATLKHGIENLLRHFIPEVLSVEAMPQ, from the coding sequence ATGTTTATTCAAACTGAAACCACACCAAATCCTGCAACACTGAAATTTCTGCCAGGCCGCGTGGTTCTTTCCGAAGGTGTCTTAGAATTTCGTAACCGTGAAGAAGCCGCTAAAAATTCGCCTTTAGCTGCTAAGCTGTTGAATATACCAAATGTCAATGGTGTTTTTTTAGGTTATGATTTCATCACCGTAAGCAAAAAAGAGGGTGAATGGCAACATCTTAAACCGATCATTTTAGGTACAATTATGGAACATTTTCTGTCTGGTGATCCAGTTATCATCACCAACGCCACGTCACAAGCGCAGACCGATGATCTTAACGAAGAATTTTATGACGAAAAAGATGCTGATATCGTTCTAACAATTAAAGAGCTCCTTGAAACGCGTATTCGCCCAGCAGTGGCCAATGATGGTGGAGATATTACTTTTCGCGGATTTGAAAACGGTATTGTTTACCTCAACATGCGTGGTGCTTGCTCCGGATGCCCCTCCTCAACCGCAACGCTAAAACATGGTATTGAAAATCTTTTACGGCATTTTATTCCAGAAGTTTTAAGCGTTGAAGCAATGCCACAATAA
- a CDS encoding zinc ribbon domain-containing protein YjdM, which translates to MNQYPKCPHCGGLYTYEEGENFVCPECAHEWPQKSEESFSTAIVCDVNGQVLTNGDSVMVMKDLKIKGAASVLKSGTKVKNIRLVEGDHNIDCKIPGIGQIGLKSEFVKKI; encoded by the coding sequence ATGAACCAATATCCTAAGTGCCCTCACTGTGGTGGTCTTTATACTTATGAAGAGGGTGAAAATTTTGTGTGTCCTGAATGTGCACATGAGTGGCCACAAAAGAGTGAAGAGTCTTTTTCTACTGCTATCGTTTGTGATGTCAATGGTCAGGTTTTGACAAATGGAGATAGCGTGATGGTAATGAAAGATCTTAAAATAAAAGGGGCTGCATCCGTTCTCAAGAGTGGAACTAAGGTGAAAAATATCCGCCTCGTGGAAGGGGATCATAATATTGATTGTAAGATTCCTGGGATTGGCCAGATTGGTTTAAAATCGGAATTCGTTAAAAAAATTTAG
- the groL gene encoding chaperonin GroEL (60 kDa chaperone family; promotes refolding of misfolded polypeptides especially under stressful conditions; forms two stacked rings of heptamers to form a barrel-shaped 14mer; ends can be capped by GroES; misfolded proteins enter the barrel where they are refolded when GroES binds), whose translation MAAKEVKFGREARERLLRGVDILANAVKVTLGPKGRNVVIDKSFGAPRITKDGVSVAKEIELEDKFENMGAQMLREVASKTNDIAGDGTTTATVLGQAIVQEGIKAVAAGMNPMDLKRGIDAAVDEVVANLFKKAKKIQTSAEIAQVGTISANGAAEIGKMIANAMEKVGNEGVITVEEAKTAETELEVVEGMQFDRGYLSPYFVTNAEKMVADLDDPYILIHEKKLSNLQSLLPVLEAVVQSGKPLLIIAEDVEGEALATLVVNKLRGGLKIAAVKAPGFGDRRKAMLEDIAILTSGQVISEDVGIKLENVTLDMLGRAKKVNISKENTTIIDGAGQKAEINARVNQIKAQIEETTSDYDREKLQERLAKLAGGVAVIRVGGATEVEVKEKKDRVDDALNATRAAVEEGIVAGGGTALLRAASALTVKGSNPDQEAGINIVRRALQAPARQIASNAGEEAAIIVGKVLENKADTFGYNTATGEFGDLIALGIVDPVKVVRSALQNAASVASLLITTEAMVAETPKKETPMPPMPGGGMGGMGGMDF comes from the coding sequence ATGGCTGCTAAAGAAGTCAAATTTGGCCGTGAAGCGCGTGAGCGTTTGTTGCGCGGTGTTGATATCCTTGCTAACGCTGTAAAGGTAACACTCGGCCCTAAAGGTCGTAATGTGGTAATTGATAAATCATTTGGTGCGCCTCGCATCACAAAAGATGGTGTGTCCGTTGCAAAGGAAATCGAACTGGAAGATAAGTTCGAAAATATGGGTGCGCAAATGTTGCGCGAAGTTGCTTCCAAAACCAATGATATTGCTGGTGATGGAACAACCACTGCAACCGTTTTGGGACAGGCTATTGTACAAGAAGGTATAAAAGCTGTTGCTGCAGGCATGAACCCAATGGATCTTAAACGCGGAATTGATGCTGCTGTTGATGAAGTGGTGGCAAATCTCTTCAAAAAAGCAAAGAAAATTCAAACTTCAGCAGAAATTGCACAAGTAGGAACAATTTCCGCTAATGGTGCTGCTGAAATCGGCAAAATGATTGCTAACGCTATGGAAAAAGTTGGCAATGAAGGTGTCATTACTGTCGAAGAAGCAAAAACGGCTGAAACCGAATTAGAAGTCGTGGAAGGAATGCAGTTTGATCGTGGATATCTTTCACCTTACTTTGTCACGAATGCTGAGAAAATGGTGGCTGATCTCGATGATCCTTACATCCTCATTCATGAAAAGAAATTGTCTAATTTACAATCTTTGCTTCCTGTGCTTGAAGCTGTTGTTCAGTCCGGTAAACCACTTCTCATTATCGCAGAAGATGTAGAGGGCGAAGCTTTAGCAACGCTTGTTGTCAATAAGTTGCGCGGTGGTTTGAAAATTGCTGCTGTAAAAGCTCCAGGATTTGGTGATCGCCGTAAAGCTATGCTCGAGGATATTGCAATCTTAACCTCGGGGCAGGTTATTTCCGAAGATGTAGGCATTAAGCTTGAAAATGTCACTTTGGATATGCTTGGACGTGCTAAGAAAGTCAATATTTCTAAAGAAAATACCACGATTATTGATGGTGCTGGACAAAAAGCTGAGATTAATGCACGCGTAAATCAAATCAAGGCTCAGATTGAGGAAACCACTTCTGATTATGATCGTGAAAAATTGCAAGAAAGACTTGCTAAACTCGCTGGTGGTGTTGCTGTTATCCGTGTCGGTGGTGCTACAGAAGTGGAAGTGAAAGAAAAGAAAGACCGTGTTGATGATGCCTTGAATGCAACACGTGCTGCTGTAGAAGAAGGTATTGTTGCTGGTGGTGGGACGGCATTGTTGCGTGCAGCAAGTGCTTTGACCGTTAAAGGAAGCAATCCTGATCAAGAAGCTGGTATTAATATTGTTCGTCGTGCTCTACAAGCACCAGCACGTCAAATTGCTAGCAATGCCGGTGAAGAAGCAGCGATTATTGTTGGCAAAGTATTGGAAAATAAGGCAGATACGTTTGGTTACAACACCGCAACCGGTGAATTTGGTGATTTGATTGCTTTGGGAATTGTTGATCCTGTGAAAGTTGTGCGTTCTGCGCTCCAAAATGCTGCTTCAGTGGCTAGCCTTCTGATCACAACGGAAGCAATGGTTGCTGAAACTCCAAAGAAAGAAACTCCAATGCCTCCAATGCCTGGCGGTGGAATGGGTGGAATGGGCGGAATGGATTTCTAA
- the groES gene encoding co-chaperone GroES: protein MANIQFRPLHDRVVVRRVESENKTAGGIIIPDTAKEKPQEGEVIAIGNGALDDNGKRVPLEVKTGDRILFGKWSGTEVKINGEDLLIMKESDIMGILG from the coding sequence ATGGCTAACATACAATTCCGCCCACTGCACGATCGTGTCGTTGTTCGTCGGGTTGAATCTGAAAATAAAACTGCTGGTGGGATTATCATTCCTGATACAGCAAAGGAAAAACCTCAAGAAGGTGAAGTTATTGCTATTGGCAATGGTGCTCTCGATGATAACGGAAAACGTGTGCCTTTAGAAGTAAAAACAGGAGACCGTATACTATTTGGAAAATGGTCTGGAACCGAAGTAAAGATTAATGGGGAAGACCTCTTAATCATGAAAGAATCTGACATTATGGGAATTCTAGGCTGA
- the fumC gene encoding class II fumarate hydratase, translating to MVETRQETDSFGTISVQQDRYWGAQTERSLHNFNIGIEKQPLTIIYALSLIKKAAALVNMEKGKLSQNIGKAIITAADEVLAGAFDTHFPLSVWQTGSGTQSNMNVNEVIANYANMLLGGKLGSKTPVHPNDHVNMSQSSNDSFPTALHIATTLQTHQHLFPILDALITTLRKKEEEFADIIKIGRTHTQDATPLTLAQEFSGYRAALEANRHRIKTALTDVQMLAQGGTAVGTGLNAPKGFDVAFAETISTLTGITFKTASNKFEALAHHGALAHFHGSLNALAADLFKIANDIRFLGSGPRSGLGELNLPENEPGSSIMPGKVNPTQCEAMTMVACQVFGNHTSVTFAASQGHFELNVYKPVIGYNVLQSITLLGDCMRSFDLHCIQGLRANRIHIHSLMERSLMLVTALAPEIGYEKAAEIAKAAHKNDTTLRVEALKAGVSGEDYDRLVDPKKMIAPQ from the coding sequence ATGGTTGAAACACGTCAGGAAACGGATAGCTTTGGAACGATTTCGGTCCAGCAAGACCGTTATTGGGGCGCACAAACTGAACGCTCACTGCATAATTTTAACATTGGTATAGAAAAACAACCCCTCACCATCATTTATGCTTTAAGTCTTATCAAAAAGGCCGCAGCACTTGTGAATATGGAAAAAGGAAAGCTCTCGCAAAATATCGGGAAAGCAATCATTACTGCAGCCGACGAAGTGCTCGCAGGTGCATTCGATACACACTTTCCCCTTTCTGTTTGGCAAACAGGCTCTGGCACGCAAAGCAATATGAACGTGAATGAAGTTATTGCCAATTATGCCAACATGCTTTTGGGAGGAAAATTAGGAAGCAAAACACCGGTTCACCCCAATGACCATGTAAATATGAGTCAATCATCAAACGACTCCTTTCCCACAGCGCTTCACATTGCCACCACACTGCAAACACACCAACACTTATTTCCCATTCTCGACGCCCTTATTACTACTTTACGAAAAAAAGAAGAAGAATTTGCTGACATCATTAAAATCGGACGTACCCATACTCAAGATGCAACACCCTTAACTTTAGCACAAGAATTTTCAGGCTATCGCGCCGCACTAGAAGCCAACCGCCACCGCATTAAAACAGCTCTTACCGATGTCCAGATGCTTGCCCAAGGAGGAACAGCCGTTGGAACAGGTCTCAATGCACCGAAAGGTTTTGATGTTGCCTTTGCCGAAACAATCAGCACCCTCACAGGAATAACCTTTAAGACTGCCAGCAATAAATTTGAAGCCCTCGCCCATCATGGAGCCCTTGCACATTTCCATGGAAGTTTGAATGCTCTAGCCGCTGATCTGTTTAAAATTGCCAACGACATCCGCTTCTTGGGATCAGGTCCTCGTTCAGGCTTAGGGGAACTAAACTTGCCCGAAAATGAACCAGGCTCTTCTATCATGCCCGGCAAAGTCAATCCTACACAATGCGAAGCAATGACAATGGTTGCCTGCCAAGTCTTTGGTAATCATACCAGTGTAACATTTGCCGCCAGCCAAGGGCATTTTGAACTAAATGTTTATAAACCCGTTATTGGCTATAATGTTTTACAATCGATTACACTTCTTGGTGATTGCATGCGCTCTTTTGATCTGCATTGCATCCAAGGGTTACGTGCCAATCGAATCCATATTCACTCTCTCATGGAACGCTCTCTCATGCTCGTAACAGCACTAGCGCCAGAAATTGGTTATGAAAAAGCCGCCGAAATTGCCAAAGCAGCGCATAAAAATGATACAACTTTGCGTGTTGAAGCACTAAAAGCAGGCGTTTCAGGGGAGGATTATGACCGTCTAGTTGACCCCAAAAAAATGATCGCTCCACAATAA